The following proteins are encoded in a genomic region of Glycine max cultivar Williams 82 chromosome 18, Glycine_max_v4.0, whole genome shotgun sequence:
- the LOC112997606 gene encoding protein COBRA, which translates to MGFSQLPKATPSILFLVLLSCTCFTSTDAYDPLDPNGNITIKWDVISWTPDGYVAVVTMNNFLAFRHIPSPGWSMRWTWAKKEVIWNMVGGQATEQGDCSKFKGNIPHSCKKNPTVVDLLPGTPYNQQVANCCKGGVLTTLVQDPTKAAASFQVSVGRAGTTNRTVKLPKNFTLKAPGPGYTCGPAKIVRPTKFITPDKRRVTVALMTWKVVCTYSQFLVRKTPTCCVTLSSFHNNTVVPCPTCSCGCQRNSSRSRRCVNPGTPHLASNVTSSGTNNLSPLVQCTKHMCPTQVHWHVMRNSKKYWRVKVTVTNFSYRMNYSDWNLLVQHHNFNNRTQVFGFNYKLLALDAYTNDIAMLWGIKSRHNDILNQAGPKGNVQAELLFRKDKATFTFDKGWAFPRRIYFNGDICVMPPPDAYPF; encoded by the exons ATGGGCTTCTCTCAGTTACCCAAAGCAACTCCTAGCATTTTGTTCTTGGTTCTGCTGTCTTGTACTTGCTTCACTTCAACAG ATGCTTATGATCCGCTTGACCCAAATGGGAATATAACAATCAAATGGGATGTTATATCCTGGACCCCTGATGGATATGTA GCTGTTGTTACAATGAACAACTTCCTAGCATTTCGTCACATCCCTTCACCTGGCTGGTCAATGAGATGGACATGGGCCAAAAAGGAGGTAATATGGAACATGGTGGGAGGGCAGGCCACAGAACAAGGGGATTGCTCAAAATTTAAGGGAAATATTCCACATTCCTGTAAGAAAAATCCCACAGTTGTAGATTTGCTTCCTGGAACACCTTACAATCAACAAGTTGCAAATTGCTGCAAAGGTGGAGTGCTCACTACATTGGTGCAGGATCCAACCAAAGCAGCTGCATCATTTCAAGTCAGTGTTGGTAGAGCTGGAACCACAAACAGAACTGTCAAACTCCCAAAAAACTTCACCTTGAAAGCACCGGGACCAGGTTATACTTGTGGGCCAGCTAAGATTGTGAGACCCACTAAATTCATTACTCCAGACAAAAGGAGAGTGACCGTAGCACTGA TGACATGGAAAGTGGTAtgcacatactcacaatttctgGTTCGTAAAACTCCAACTTGCTGTGTCACACTTTCATCTTTCCATAATAATACTGTTGTGCCCTGCCCAACATGTTCATGTGGCTGCCAAAGGAACTCATCTCGGTCAAGGAGATGTGTAAA TCCAGGTACACCACATTTGGCCTCTAACGTTACTAGCTCTGGGACGAATAATTTGTCACCTTTGGTTCAATGTACTAAGCATATGTGCCCAACCCAAGTTCACTGGCACGTTATGCGAAACTCCAAGAAATACTGGCGTGTGAAGGTTACTGTTACTAATTTTAGTTACAGGATGAATTATTCTGACTGGAACTTGCTTGTTCAACACCATAACTTCAACAATCGGACTCAAGTGTTTGGTTTCAACTACAAGTTACTGGCTTTGGATGCATATACAA ATGATATAGCAATGCTGTGGGGAATTAAGTCCCGTCATAATGACATTCTCAACCAAGCTGGCCCTAAAGGCAATGTTCAAGCAGAGCTACTCTTCAGAAAGGATAAAGCAACTTTTACTTTTGATAAGGGTTGGGCTTTTCCTCgaaggatctacttcaatggtGACATATGTGTGATGCCACCACCTGATGCTTATCCATTTTAG
- the LOC100783820 gene encoding protein COBRA yields the protein MGFSLLPKATPCILFLALLFCTCFTSTDAYDPLDPNGNITIKWDIISWTPDGYVAVVTMNNFQQYRHIASPGWSMGWTWAKKEVIWSMMGGQTTEQGDCSKFKGGIPHCCKKDPTVVDLLPGTPYNQQIANCCKGGVLSSWAQDPTNAVSSFQVSVGRAGTTNKTVKVPKNFTLKAPGPGYTCGPAKIVAPTKFITSDKRRVTQALMTWNVTCTYSQFLAQKTPSCCVSLSSFYNDTLVPCPTCACGCQSNSSRSGTCVDPDTPHLASVVAGSGKNNFSPLVQCTRHMCPVRIHWHVKLNYKEYWRVKVTITNFNYRMNYSEWNMVVQHPNFDNLTQLFSFNYKSLTPYGSINDTAMLWGVKFYNDFLNQAGPNGNVQSELLFRKDKATFTFDKGWAFPRRVYFNGDNCVMPPPDSYPWLPNAGARQEVSLFSLVIASLVALVFYAHA from the exons ATGGGCTTCTCTCTGTTACCAAAAGCAACTCCTTGCATTTTGTTCTTGGCTCTGCTGTTTTGTACTTGCTTCACTTCAACAG ATGCTTATGATCCGCTTGACCCAAATGGGAATATCACAATCAAATGGGATATTATAAGCTGGACCCCTGATGGATATGTG GCTGTTGTTACGATGAACAACTTCCAACAATATCGTCATATCGCTTCACCTGGCTGGTCAATGGGATGGACATGGGCGAAAAAGGAGGTAATATGGAGCATGATGGGAGGGCAGACCACTGAACAAGGGGATTGTTCAAAATTTAAGGGTGGTATTCCACATTGCTGTAAGAAAGATCCGACAGTTGTAGATTTGCTTCCTGGAACACCTTACAATCAACAAATTGCAAATTGCTGCAAAGGTGGGGTGCTCAGTTCATGGGCGCAGGATCCAACCAATGCAGTTTCATCATTTCAAGTCAGTGTTGGTAGAGCTGGAACCACAAACAAAACTGTCAAAGTCCCCAAAAACTTCACCTTGAAAGCACCAGGACCAGGTTATACTTGTGGGCCAGCCAAGATTGTGGCACCCACTAAATTCATTACTTCAGACAAAAGGAGAGTGACCCAAGCACTGA TGACATGGAATGTGACAtgcacatactcacaatttctgGCTCAGAAAACTCCCTCTTGCTGTGTCTCACTTTCATCTTTCTATAATGATACCCTTGTTCCCTGCCCAACATGTGCATGTGGCTGCCAAAGTAACTCGTCTCGGTCAGGGACCTGTGTAGA TCCAGATACACCACATTTGGCATCAGTTGTTGCTGGCTCTGGGAAGAATAACTTTTCACCTTTGGTTCAATGTACTAGACATATGTGCCCAGTCCGTATCCACTGGCATGTTAAGCTTAACTACAAGGAGTACTGGCGTGTGAAGGTTACtattactaattttaattacaGGATGAATTATTCTGAGTGGAACATGGTTGTTCAACATCCAAACTTTGACAATCTGACTCAGCTGTTCAGTTTCAACTACAAGTCATTGACTCCTTATGGTTCAATAA ATGATACTGCAATGCTATGGGGAGTTAAGTTCTATAATGATTTTCTCAACCAAGCTGGCCCTAATGGCAATGTTCAATCAGAGCTACTCTTCCGAAAGGATAAAGCAACTTTTACTTTTGATAAGGGTTGGGCTTTTCCTCGAAGGGTCTACTTCAACGGTGACAACTGTGTAATGCCACCACCTGATTCTTATCCGTGGTTACCTAATGCTGGTGCTAGGCAAGAGGTTTCCTTGTTTTCTTTAGTGATAGCATCTTTGGTAGCCTTGGTATTTTATGCTCACGCATAA
- the LOC100782750 gene encoding solute carrier family 25 member 44 — MAQSFGQTEINWDKLDKTRFYVVGAGLFTGVSVALYPVSVVKTRLQVATKDAVERNVFSVAKGLLKTDGIPGLYRGFGTVITGAIPARIIFLSTLETTKVAAFRMLEPFRLSETSQAAIANGVAGMTSSLFAQSVFVPIDVVSQKLMVQGYSGHAQYSGGLDVVRQVLRTDGIRGLYRGFGLSAITYAPASAVWWASYGSSQRFIWRFLDHGAKYDEVAPSLQKIMLVQATGGIIAGATSSCITTPLDTIKTRLQVMGHENRSSIKQVAKDLINEDGWRGFYRGFGPRFFSMSAWGTSMILTYEYLKRVCSKDE, encoded by the exons ATGGCCCAGTCTTTCGGCCAGACCGAGATCAACTGGGACAA GCTTGATAAAACTAGGTTCTATGTCGTAGGAGCTGGACTCTTTACAGGTGTTTCAGTGGCACTTTACCCCGTTTCTGTTGTGAAAACTAGGCTGCAGGTTGCCACAAAGGATGCTGTAGAGAGAAATGTGTTTTCTGTTGCAAAAGGACTACTTAAAACAGATGGCATCCCTGGTTTGTATAGAGGGTTTGGCACGGTTATCACTGGTGCAATTCCTGCCAGAATCATATTCCTCTCCACTCTAGAGACCACAAAGGTGGCTGCCTTCAGAATGCTTGAACCATTTAGACTATCTGAAACTTCTCAGGCTGCCATTGCAAATGGAGTTGCAGGCATGACATCATCGCTTTTTGCTCAATCTGTGTTTGTACCAATTGATGTG GTTAGCCAAAAGTTGATGGTGCAAGGATACTCAGGCCATGCCCAATATAGCGGGGGTCTGGATGTTGTTCGCCAGGTTTTAAGGACTGATGGCATACGGGGATTGTATCGAGGGTTTGGTCTGTCTGCTATTACTTATGCCCCTGCCAGTGCAGTATGGTGGGCAAGTTATGGTTCAAGCCAACGCTTCATTTGGAG ATTCCTGGACCATGGTGCCAAATATGATGAAGTCGCTCCTAGTCTGCAGAAAATTATGTTAGTTCAGGCTACTGGAGGGATTATCGCTGGTGCAACTTCATCCTGCATTACAACCCCATTGGATACTATCAAGACACGATTGCAG GTAATGGGacatgaaaatagaagctctatAAAACAAGTTGCTAAAGATTTAATCAATGAAGATGGTTGGAGAGGCTTTTATAGAGGGTTTGGTCCAAGATTTTTTAGCATGTCAGCATGGGGTACTTCAATGATATTGACTTATGAGTATCTGA